The following nucleotide sequence is from Cucumis melo cultivar AY chromosome 1, USDA_Cmelo_AY_1.0, whole genome shotgun sequence.
ACCAATGTCTTGAAATTAAACTTGGAATCATTTGGGTAGGTGTTAGTTCAGGATTTTTATTTGTTGAACCATGCAGTTGCTTAGTTGGTTAATTTGTTAAGTAACCCATTATCCATTGGAAAGTCATGGTTGCTTAAATGGACACAAATCTCCCTTTTAGATTTGGGAAGatataaaaaattgttataATCTCGACAGGAtatttcaatgaattttaaaaaagatgACAGATCTTATTAAACACCAATTTTTCAAAGTAACGAGTAGATTGACAAAGTAAAAGGTTATACATTTCTATTATCAAAGCTCCATAAAATTTAGGTCATACATGCAAAAATCTTGTTTAAGAAAAACGATATTTCTAACTTTTTGATAAACGAGAATTGGCCgttgaaaaataataagaaaaaggCTCCCACTGCAGAGCACTTTCCTATCTTGTTGACAGCCATAGCTCCCGCCATTTCTGAAAGCTATAATGTTATCTTCTTCATCTTTGTACTCAAACCCATATCCCCAGTTCCCTCCTCTTCATTTCTGCCTTCCAAATCCTCTCTCCAATGTCTTCCTCTTCACTTCCACCCGCATACCCATCCCCACTGTCGCCTTCGCCGAGCTCCGCCCCCACAATCCGACAGAAAAACCATCCACCGCCGTCTCCGACCACATTCATCCCGAAGCCCGCAAACACAACTCCAAATCCGCCTCCCTTCTCAACCACTACCTATCTTCCGGCGAATCCCCTAATCCACAAAACCCAGAACCCCCTTTGCCTGAAGACGAGCGAGTGAAGCTTCTTGAGCTCTCGCTTGTGAGAAAACGAGCGCCTCAATTTCCTGGATCCATTTATGTTCAATCCCCAAGTGATTTTGGTGTGGGTTCTTCTCTTCCTCCTCTGCAATCCCTGTTTCGAAATGGAGGGGATGAGTTTTGTGCTGAAGATGACCGGAAGATGATTAGAAGGGCTCTTGAGATTCGCCGGAAGGTGACCTCTGAGATCTTTAAAGAGGCGATGCGGAAGGGGAAATTTGGAATCACTTATACCAACAATTTGCTTGGGTGGTTGTCTGAGTTCGTTGATTTTGTGATGATTCAAGCTGCGTCCATGAAACAGTCCCCTGAATTTTCTCATTTGTCGTTCAATGTTCGTGCCAAGACCGTCATTGAAGATTCGAATGTTGTGCCACTTATCAGGTAGGTAGAATGGGTGCAAAAAACTATTTgggttttgtttgttttatgtTATCCATTTTAGGTCCTTGGTTTCTTGTGGGAAGAATTCGCAATGGGATCTATAGTTGAATAACCCCATAAGCATAATAGAGTCCAGTGGTTTTACTTTTCCTGAGTGGGGAGATTTTCCCCCAAGTCATGTGAGTTCATTGGAAGTAATACTATGATattcaaaatcaaataacacCTGTGCCTGGGTAAATATTtggtcttttattttttaaaattctgcTTGTTTTCTCACAATTTCGTACCAAAGTTTTGGAATCCCAACATAAAAATTTGAATTCTTAGCAAATTTCTAAAACCAAAAACATGTTTTTGAAagttatttttttacttttcaaaatttgactttgatTTTAAGAATACTCCTAACGTGTAAGCAACAAAACATAGAAACTAATCAATGGAAGTGATgtttatagatttaatttttcaataacAAATTACCAAATGGTTACTAAATGGACTTGATTAacttgaaaattttgaggaCTTTTCACCCTACCTAACTCACCCTTCTTCTCACAGGTGGTTGAAGCATAACTCATTATCATATCCACAGATAGGGAAGCTCATCTGCATGTCAAAGGGAAAGCTTGAATCTATTAGACGCCTTGTGGAATGGCTGAAAGGAATTCATGTGAAGGGGGGATATCTTGGACTTACACTCACGAAAGCTGGAGTGAATATATTGGAACGAAGCAATGAGGAATTAGATGAGATTGTGGACTACTTGGAGAGTAATGGAGTTAGAATGGTTTGGATGGGCTTTGTCATGAGTCGATGCCCTTACTTGTTGTCTTACAGCATGGAAGAACTGAAAACTCGTGTGGAGTTCTTCTTGAATATGGGAATGAATGACAAAGACTTTGGCACAATGGTCTTTGATTTCCCCAAGGTTCTTGGTCAGTATACTTTTGAAGATATGAACCAAAAGGTATGTTGCTTTCTTTCTGATCTTTAATCAGAGTTCTGTGAACTGCGATTCAGCGATTGAATTTTGAGCATTGCTTCATCTTAATCCCTATCCTGTAAATAGTTCCAATTCTGTTTTTGGAATTTGAACGATATTTGGTTGATAACCGCGTTAATCACGGCATGTTTATAATGTTAATGTTGCATTCATTTGAATTTGAAGTAACATGTCCATTGTGTTTATTTAGTCCTTAAGTGTTGAATACTCTTGCGTAGAATGTGTAGTGCCATGAGAAGGAGAGGGAAGTTTGGATGATGATAATCAGGATTCACGTTGTAAtggttttttaatttctatatcAGCTCATTTTCTTTAAACTGACCTTGATTTCTACCCTTTCAAAGCTGTGGGATTAATGTTAACATTTTCTCTTCTATGAAATATCGTGATATATGAAATCACATATCTGATCGGCTAATCACTTACATGATGTGTTAGTTACCATATTCATATAGGTCAACTATTTAAAGGAGTTTGGCCTTGACAATGAGGATGTAGGCAAACTACTAGCGTACAAACCACAATTGATGAATTGTAGCATTGAGGATAAATGGAAGCCTCTTGTTAAGTATTTCTACTATCTTGGAATTTCCAAAGATGGTTTGAAGAGGATGCTTACAATCAAGCCAGTAGTCTTCTGCCTTGATCTGGAGACAATCATTGTGCCAAAGGtatttcttttttgtctctTTGTGAATTTGCTTCAAACTCTCATTTCCATATTTTAGAACAAAAAATGAACTGGATAATGAAGATTATCTAGCTAGATATTGATATGATTCTGTCATGCCATAACAATGCTCAAATTTACATAGTGAATGTATCTATGGCTAAGGGGTTTTCCTTTTTTCCGGTACCATGAAGGTGAAATTCTTCAAAGACGTAGGAGTTCGAGATGACGGGATTAGTAACATGCTTGTGAAATTTCCATCATTATTGACATTCAGCTTGTACAAGAAAATTCGTCCTGTTGTGAGTTATTATCCTCCGTGCCCTATCTTTATCTACTATAGTTCAGATTATTTATATGTTGAATAGAACCACCAAGAAAATCATACCCATATATTGACATTTGGAGTTTCACTCTGTTGTATTTTTATGCCGTCTGTATAAGTTTTTCCTTCGGTGCATCCGTTGCCTAGTTGATGAGAAAATGCTATACaatttagtttctttttctttagacAGATATTTTAGGAATGCTAGTAGGCTACATCTTATGGGTATTGTTAGGATATTTGGGGGATATTATTCATTATATAAAGAG
It contains:
- the LOC103489580 gene encoding transcription termination factor MTERF2, chloroplastic, producing the protein MLSSSSLYSNPYPQFPPLHFCLPNPLSNVFLFTSTRIPIPTVAFAELRPHNPTEKPSTAVSDHIHPEARKHNSKSASLLNHYLSSGESPNPQNPEPPLPEDERVKLLELSLVRKRAPQFPGSIYVQSPSDFGVGSSLPPLQSLFRNGGDEFCAEDDRKMIRRALEIRRKVTSEIFKEAMRKGKFGITYTNNLLGWLSEFVDFVMIQAASMKQSPEFSHLSFNVRAKTVIEDSNVVPLIRWLKHNSLSYPQIGKLICMSKGKLESIRRLVEWLKGIHVKGGYLGLTLTKAGVNILERSNEELDEIVDYLESNGVRMVWMGFVMSRCPYLLSYSMEELKTRVEFFLNMGMNDKDFGTMVFDFPKVLGQYTFEDMNQKVNYLKEFGLDNEDVGKLLAYKPQLMNCSIEDKWKPLVKYFYYLGISKDGLKRMLTIKPVVFCLDLETIIVPKVKFFKDVGVRDDGISNMLVKFPSLLTFSLYKKIRPVVIFLMTKAGVREKDVGKVIALGPELFGYSIVHKLEVNLKYFLSLGIYTRNLGEMITDFPMLLRYNIDILRPKYQYLRRTMVRPLQDLIDFPRFFSYSLEGRIIPRHQVLVENRININLRSMLACTDEEFKNKVADIVERRQRFESGNIDGSLSIPHTTNYSINSSGLDDFSSENKE